From Temnothorax longispinosus isolate EJ_2023e chromosome 3, Tlon_JGU_v1, whole genome shotgun sequence, one genomic window encodes:
- the Rbm13 gene encoding protein MAK16 homolog — protein MQHDDVVWGVINKSFCSFKVNTKTQRFCRNEFNLTGLCSRAACPLANSQYATIREENGIIYLYMRTAERIHTPKNSWEKVKLSRNFEKAIQQINENLLYWPGFIKAKCKQRFLKITQYLIRMRKFSLRRQKKIVPLQRKIERRERRREEKALIAAKLENAIEKQLMERLKKGMYEGIYNFPQKVFDKAVEAVEIEGESEVESEQEEEQEKELEKEVEMELEMDERETEQDGPEYVEADSDDDDFEDDEDDIEELSMDEDSDSGQKEEIELSDNFESEPSDIEDLIKPSTSKKIKGSKVVKKGKKPRARVEIEYEVEEESQQNKRTRI, from the exons atgcagcACGACGAT GTTGTGTGGGGTGTTATCAATAAATCATTCTGTTCCTTCAAAGTCAA tacaaaGACACAGCGGTTCTGCAGAAATGAGTTTAATCTTACTGGTTTATGCAGTAGAGCTGCATGTCCTCTTGCAAACAGTCAATATGCTACGATTCGAGAAGAAAATGGTATTATTTATCTGTACATGAGAACAGCAGAGAG GATACATACACCTAAAAATAGTTGGGAGAAGGTCAAACTGTCTAGGAATTTTGAAAAGGCGATACagcaaattaatgaaaatctACTTTACTGGCCTGGTTTTATAAAGGCAAAATGTAAGCAAAGATTTCTCAAAATCACGCAGTATCTTATTCGTATGAGAAAGTTTAGTTTAAGACGTCAGAAGAAAATTGTACCGCTTCAGAGGAAAattgaaagaagagaaaggcGTAGGGAAGAAAAGGCTCTGATTGCTGCGAAATTAGAAAATGCAATTGAAAAACAGCTTATGGAAAGGCTGAAGAAGGGGATG TACGAGGGTATTTACAATTTCCCGCAAAAAGTGTTTGATAAGGCTGTAGAGGCTGTTGAAATTGAAGGAGAAAGTGAGGTAGAAAGCGAACAGGAAGAAGAGCAGGAAAAAGAACTCGAGAAGGAGGTGGAGATGGAATTAGAAATGGATGAGAGAGAAACTGAGCAAGATGGTCCGGAATACGTTGAAGCTGATAGCGATGATGATGACTTCGAGGATGATGAGGATGACATTGAAGAGCTTTCTATG GATGAAGATAGTGACTCTGGACAGAAGGAAGAAATTGAATTATCAGACAACTTTGAATCCGAACCTAGCGATATTGAG GATTTAATCAAGCCATCTACAAGCAAGAAGATAAAGGGATCAAAAGTTGtcaaaaaaggaaagaaaccgCGAGCGAGAGTGGAAATTGAATACGAAGTCGAAGAAGAAAGTCAACAGAATAAACGGACGCGTATATAG
- the LOC139810693 gene encoding post-GPI attachment to proteins factor 2-like — translation MLSDAANMELNNVGSNKSFVYLALSFRKLCMATVGLPLVSLLFCFITAYIFQQDDIHETHCRVYNILPSISAITGVSPQRYLWRISIALHIGPRLVIANVYHSYYYKILKNIEDVPLKIMGSRLLNLCYWLNIAEVAALCGVTYISNRENYPVHEKIFIVFMISSLTYKLTAVRLGRLITPNAQSLQYKQALFVTSLVSTIGLIIFFLKHRLLCHDLAFSWFSLCEYVIAFANMGFHITVVLDFPKEQLVVGHGLPIVKID, via the exons ATGTTGAGCGACGCTGCCAATATGGAACTAAATAATGTTGGAAGCAACAAAAGTTTCGTATATCTCGCGCTGTCATTCCGAAAGCTGTGCATGGCGACAGTTGGCTTACCACTTGTATCGCTGCTGTTCTGCTTCATCAcggcatatatatttcaacagGACGATATTCACGAAACTCATTGTAGG GTCTATAATATTCTTCCATCGATCTCAGCCATTACTGGAGTATCACCGCAGAGGTATCTATGGCGTATCAGTATAGCCTTACATATTGGTCCTAGACTGGTTATCGCCAATGTTTATCACTCGTATTATTACAAGATACTTAAGAACATTGAAGATGTGCCTCTAAAAATTATGGGGAGCAGACTCCTAAACCTATGTTACTGGCTAAACATTGCCGAGGTAGCAGCTTTGTGTGGTGTAACGTATATTTCTAACAGAGAAAATTACC cggtgcatgaaaaaattttcatagtgTTCATGATTAGCTCGCTCACGTATAAGCTGACCGCTGTGAGACTGGGTCGTCTAATAACTCCAAATGCACAAAGTCTTCAGTACAAACAAGCGCTCTTTGTGACGAGTCTCGTCAGTACCATCGgtcttattattttcttcttgaaACATCGACTGCTGTGTCACGACTTGG CATTTAGTTGGTTTTCGCTATGTGAGTACGTGATAGCTTTTGCAAATATGGGCTTTCACATCACCGTGGTTTTGGACTTTCCAAAAGAGCAACTGGTCGTAGGTCACGGTTTACCTATCGTGAAAATAGATTAA